Proteins encoded in a region of the Variovorax sp. PAMC 28711 genome:
- the rpsI gene encoding 30S ribosomal protein S9, protein MIGEWNNGTGRRKSSVARVFMKKGTGKITINGKDIQAYFGRETSIMIAKQPLFLTNNVEAFDIMINVAGGGESGQAGAARHGITRALIDYDATLKPVLSQAGFVTRDAREVERKKVGLHSARRRKQFSKR, encoded by the coding sequence ATGATCGGTGAATGGAACAACGGCACCGGCCGTCGCAAATCGAGCGTCGCCCGCGTGTTCATGAAAAAAGGCACCGGCAAGATCACGATCAATGGCAAGGACATCCAGGCCTATTTCGGCCGCGAAACGTCCATCATGATCGCCAAGCAACCGCTGTTCTTGACGAACAACGTCGAAGCGTTCGACATCATGATCAACGTCGCCGGCGGCGGTGAATCCGGCCAGGCAGGCGCTGCCCGCCACGGCATCACCCGTGCGCTGATCGACTACGACGCAACGCTCAAGCCGGTGTTGAGCCAGGCTGGCTTCGTGACGCGCGATGCGCGTGAAGTCGAGCGCAAGAAGGTCGGCCTGCACTCCGCACGCCGCCGCAAGCAGTTCTCCAAGCGTTAA
- the erpA gene encoding iron-sulfur cluster insertion protein ErpA: MSAVAENIQTPTPAPQMPEPILFTDSAALKVADLIAEEGNPELKLRVFVQGGGCSGFSYGFTFDEITNEDDTTMTKNGVSLLIDAMSYQYLVGAEIDYKEDLQGAQFVIKNPNATSTCGCGSSFSA, translated from the coding sequence ATGAGTGCCGTAGCCGAAAATATCCAGACCCCGACGCCCGCGCCGCAAATGCCCGAGCCGATTCTTTTTACCGACAGCGCCGCACTGAAGGTGGCCGATCTGATTGCCGAAGAAGGCAACCCCGAACTCAAGCTGCGCGTGTTCGTGCAAGGCGGCGGCTGCTCCGGGTTTTCGTATGGTTTTACCTTCGACGAGATCACCAACGAGGACGACACCACGATGACCAAGAACGGTGTCTCGCTGCTGATCGATGCAATGAGCTACCAGTACCTGGTGGGTGCCGAGATCGACTACAAGGAAGATCTGCAAGGCGCCCAGTTCGTCATCAAGAACCCGAACGCGACCAGCACCTGCGGCTGCGGTTCGAGCTTCTCGGCCTGA
- the mdtD gene encoding multidrug transporter subunit MdtD: MTVPDAVPSPTYRKSLLWLVAVGFFMQTLDATIINTALPAMAASLGESPLRMQSVIVAYALTMAMLIPASGWITDRFGTRRVFFSAIVLFVAGSLACAASHGLGQLVAARILQGAGGALLLPVGRLALLRTVPRSEFVQAMSFVAIPGLIGPLLGPTLGGWLVQYASWHWIFLINVPVGICGCLATLRFMPDLRAAVLKRFDGTGYALLAFGMVAVSLALDGVSGLGLRQVGVLLLMVFGFASLVAYWLHAARRPEPLFSPEMLRIPTYSVGLLGNLFSRLGSGCMPFLVPLLLQVSMGFSPLHAGLTMLPIALAGMAMKRAAAPLITRYGYRRVLVINTILVGASMATFALAAPAQSMVWLVVQLLAFGAFNSLQFTAMNTVTLRDLSPDMASSGNSLFSMVQMLAMSLAVAAASTVLSGFTDLFGKATPLDTLHAFQATFAGMGLVTVASALIFWHLPPEARAVQPEQPEVSGQG; encoded by the coding sequence ATGACCGTGCCTGACGCTGTTCCTTCGCCCACGTACCGCAAGAGCCTGCTCTGGCTGGTCGCCGTCGGCTTTTTCATGCAGACGCTCGACGCGACGATCATCAACACGGCGCTGCCTGCCATGGCCGCGAGCCTGGGCGAGAGTCCGCTGCGCATGCAGTCGGTGATCGTTGCCTATGCGCTCACGATGGCGATGCTGATTCCGGCTTCGGGCTGGATCACCGACCGCTTCGGCACGCGACGGGTGTTCTTTTCGGCGATCGTGCTGTTCGTCGCCGGCTCACTGGCCTGCGCCGCGTCGCACGGCCTCGGTCAGCTGGTGGCTGCCCGCATCCTCCAGGGGGCTGGCGGAGCCCTGTTGCTGCCGGTCGGGCGCCTGGCCCTGTTGCGCACCGTGCCGCGCAGCGAGTTCGTGCAGGCGATGAGTTTCGTCGCGATTCCGGGGCTGATCGGGCCGTTGCTCGGCCCCACGCTGGGTGGCTGGCTGGTCCAGTACGCGTCATGGCACTGGATCTTTCTCATCAACGTGCCGGTCGGCATCTGCGGCTGCCTGGCCACGCTGAGGTTCATGCCGGACCTGCGGGCGGCCGTGTTGAAGCGCTTCGACGGCACGGGCTACGCGCTGCTCGCCTTCGGCATGGTCGCAGTGTCGCTCGCGCTCGACGGCGTCTCGGGACTCGGTCTGCGCCAGGTCGGCGTCCTGCTGCTCATGGTGTTCGGCTTCGCCAGCCTGGTCGCTTACTGGTTGCACGCGGCGCGTCGGCCCGAGCCGCTGTTTTCGCCCGAGATGCTGCGCATTCCGACTTACAGCGTGGGCCTGCTCGGCAATCTGTTCTCGCGCCTTGGCAGCGGGTGCATGCCGTTTCTGGTGCCGCTCCTGTTGCAGGTGTCGATGGGGTTCTCGCCGTTGCACGCCGGGCTCACGATGTTGCCCATCGCGCTGGCCGGCATGGCCATGAAGCGCGCCGCCGCACCGCTCATCACACGCTATGGCTACCGGCGCGTGCTGGTGATCAACACCATCCTGGTCGGCGCCTCGATGGCGACCTTCGCGCTGGCCGCGCCCGCCCAGTCGATGGTCTGGTTGGTGGTCCAGCTGCTGGCGTTCGGCGCCTTCAATTCGCTTCAGTTCACGGCCATGAACACGGTCACCTTGCGCGATCTCTCGCCCGACATGGCGAGCAGCGGCAACAGTCTTTTTTCGATGGTGCAGATGCTGGCCATGAGCCTGGCCGTCGCTGCCGCCAGCACGGTGCTTTCGGGCTTCACCGATCTCTTCGGCAAGGCGACGCCGCTCGACACGCTGCATGCCTTCCAGGCCACGTTTGCCGGCATGGGGCTGGTGACGGTGGCGTCGGCCTTGATCTTCTGGCACCTGCCGCCGGAAGCGCGTGCGGTGCAGCCGGAGCAGCCCGAGGTGTCCGGGCAGGGCTGA